The Belonocnema kinseyi isolate 2016_QV_RU_SX_M_011 chromosome 2, B_treatae_v1, whole genome shotgun sequence nucleotide sequence TGAGCTAACTATTTACGACTACTCTGTTTTATAATTTATcactttaaattcatattttatggttctTGGACTCAAGCTCTTACCTAATAGTTAAACTGCCTCCCCTTCTAGAAATACTCATTTGAGATCAATAAGAAACGATAGAACTAATctctcaatcgttccgaatcaTGTTTCTTCATTGTTATAAAACGATTGAGAACAATTAAGCATTTtacatttccaattgtttccatTCAGGTAGTTCGAATTTGGCATGAGATAGCAGGACTTTCGCATGACGGGAATTATTTAACAACAGTTATTCACTTTTCtggaagaaaatcaattttaaacactgtatattaaataataaagtaaatagaAATATTATAGGTAATTTTTACCAGACGAACCTGGCGCTACGATAACAACTGTgctaatacattaaaaatatacaatcaGATACGcgataaaaatcaaaaagttgattttatattagtgaaagcagcaaaattgttgttattttttaattatcatgcgCTCTTGGATCATTTACTAtagtgaatattttataaagccttaaaggttttaaaatcggttgagattaaaacaaaattaaaggaatattttaaaaattaagtcgaaaatgtttaataattttagatttaggttttaaaaataagtgaaatgctaaataaaaatgttcaatcattttaaagattaaagacttttaaagccttcaaaatgcaattacaattttaaatgacaagcgttttaattgaacaatttttaattaaatgcacgaaaatttgtataattgtagatcaatgtattgaaaattatttggctttaattttaaattgttaaaaaattaatcattcaaattcaaaCCTTTTGAAAAGAAAGGTATAGtacaaaatcataataaaaactaaaatgcagacattaaaaataaaaaaataaactactgaatcCAAAAAACTGAAAAGCATTATGaagtgaataatttgaaattaaaactctaatgattgaatattcttcaattgataatttaaaacttaaaatatttattgatttcaaattgcaaaaattgaacgaatttttttaccagGAAGAGGTCTCAATTCTTAATTCCTAGCCATCATTAACGCATAGATTCATCTTATGATTAAAAAccgttttattaattcaactttctaaatataacagtaaatttactttttttattattcacaaggtagccactaaaatcgaaaaaatttggaatcattttccggtataaaaaaatgtacacggAATAGAGGAACAgaataaaactcaaattttaagttttcaaagttgaaccttttttatttaaagtattttagactaaattgcaaattaaaccattcGAAGTAGAAGTTTTCTGAACACTGagcattttaaatgtataattaaaactaTTGAAACCAGCTGTTTCGAGTTAAAAACTTTagaatgtatgtaaaaattacaagCCATCTGGACACTTCTTCTAAATAAAGCATTCCGAATTTTACAATATGGTTTCAGAAGCCTGTAACtttgtatatattaaaattatgccatgtgaaattgaagtaatgaaaaatgtaattttttatcttgatgcgatttgatttgaataagtACAAATTCAGAgacttataaaataaactttttaaaattcgggCTCCTAAGCTGCTTAATtgtaaacttattaatttttttaaattttagcatttcaaactcagtttcaaaaaattttttaatttaaaatcaaacttttattctttgataggctaaaatgtagaaaaaattcgatacTATTATATGAAAGTTTATGAACATATGATTTTAAGGTTAGGCATAgacaaaccaaattattttaaatgttaaaaatggaatatctcaaatatttaaaattagaaactttcaagaatttcaaatcaaacttatttaaaaactcataatttttatattgcaagaaacttaaaagtaTTAGATAagtatttctactaaaaatattaaaaaattcaatgagtTACCTACAATTTATTTAGCCCGAGTTTTAAAATGTAAGCGCCATCCTAGGTTCTATAAtgattccaatcgttttcaattgggtatctaTGATTCTGAGTAAGGGGTTAATATTGTCActacattattttaatattgctataattatttacaagcggGGTTTCactctttcaaacaaaaaaatgtctacaatatGAATATAAACCGAAGTAAATAAACATCTTGCAACAATATAACCACTAAATCAAACTACTACTACCTACTTGATAATTACACTAAATCACTGACACGTCGGTGAAATGGCATGGTTTTTACATGTTGTTATAACCCGAGATACTATCGAtttttcattcggtataccgcctgaacaaatattctaatttttcttcttaacatttttgttaaaccattaaaagtttcatttctagcCAATAAAAGCGTGCGCGTCATGTGCGTTACAAACAAAAACTGCAGAGGGCGCACTGCATGCAAATGCATTCACTCAATTCAATACGATCGAATgcgattgggaacaattgacacaGTAAGCAGCCATTTAAACCGATACAACTTTTGATCACTCTTAATCGTCGTAAATCGTTTCCAatagattatttctagaagggtcaTTTTACTCAATAAACACTAGCATTAAATATGTTTTCATTATAAGCAGAActcctttttcaaataaaacttcatGCAGTGAGAAAAAcggtttacttttataattttgacgaaaaaagaaattttcgaatgtTTATAGGTTAGTTCAGGTTAGtattaagaattcaattacaCGTAAACATTATTCAATTGAATAGATTTCCCTTTCTATACTAATTTCTATCTCCAAAAAGAATACAGCTTGGTACCTCAAAATTTTTCATGCTAgcatttatttagtaaaatgaaGCGATTGAAATTTAAGGTTAGAGATCGAGTCAAACAGCCTTAAAtaacatgtgtgtgtgtgtgaacccctataatttattataatttgcaggataaaatagattttataaaaactattgtttgagtattttacagatttcaactAAAGTAAGTCAGGCACAGAAAGTgccattaaaattaaaacaactaaACCTTAAAACGGCTTATGACAATTTTTCGTCGTATAAAGAGGGTGGTACAAAGAACAAAACATTAAACGATAGAATATTATTTATGATCTGCAAAGACAGCACgccattttcaatttctaaacatGAAGGatttaaagatgttttaaaatgTGCTGTTCCTCAATATGAAATGCCAACAGGCATCACTTTCTCGAAACTGCTTGATTCGAAATATGAGTCTCTCTCCTTAAAATACAagcaagaattgaaaaaatcggAGGATTTGACTTTAACATGTGACATTTGGCGTGACACTATGCAGACACGAATTTTTTTGGGTGTAACTGCACATTTTGATAAGGTAATGATCTCAAGTCTGCTATGCACATACTCTTAATTTAGCGGTTGAAAAGGCACTTGAAACAGTGGATGATCTCCTCGgtataattcaaaaagttaaatcgaTTGTAACTTGGTTTAAAGTATGCATAAATGCAAGCGATGACCTTCGAAAAGCACTTCGAAAAGTGTCATGCGGATATTAGAACCAATGGAGGAAGCAACTAGACACGTCTGCGGTGAAAAATACGTCCCCAGCAGTATAGTCACCCTTTAGTGTCTTGTTTAAATGAAACTGCTGACAACTTAGAGCCAAAAACCGAAATAGAAAAACAACTGCAGCAGCAGTTATTGAATCAAATGACAGGTCGCTTCGCAAATCAAGAAAAATCGCAAAGAGAAGACAAATCTGCTGAAGTCCCACAGCCAGGTATAAGCATGTCGCATTATAGAATTTGTATTCGTATAGCcctcaaataaaattattgagatGTACTTTCATTTTACGTGAGTTGTgcatataaaaatattctatttcttaTGATTTCAGCAAGTGGAAAGTCTGCATCTTTGTGGAACGTACATCGCAGAGTTGTTCTTGAAGCATCACAGAGAAAGGACGCAGTAGAAGAAAGTTTCTCTCAAGGAGATGAATTGTCAGTATTTTTAAATGCTCTGATcgtcaatgaaaaaaaatccttgGCAAGAATGGTCAAAACTGGCTACAAGGTATCCAAAACTGGCGAAAATATCCCCAAAGTTCCTTTCTATTGCTGCAACACGCGTTCCATGCGAATGGTTTTTTTCGAAAGCAGACTACCgtttaaataaacaaagaaatcgGCTCTCGGGACCAAAGTTGCTGAAGCAATTGTTCTTGCAGTCGATTTCTAAAGCAGATTGATAGTTCAATACGTGGAAAGAAgtgtttgtttgtttttgataCCCGTTTTTATTATAGATTTATGTATATACCacattatattatatatgtatttagtatttattatattttataatataatgttctttatttgaatattattactggacatggttttaaaattttatcaaagtttgaaaagtgttttttttttattattattattttctatttgcaaaatgtaataatctTAATAGATTGGTTTAGAATCAACCactaatatattatattaatagtatcatatattgatatatttttaagtttttgtatacttatattatttaatatttcatattctataatatatttgatattttacatttgaagaaaattatttttcaatcatcaGTGTTTTTTTCGATACATCGATGCTGTCTACAAATGACCTGATATATCGAAAACATCGAAGGTTTGTTTTGAAGCTAACATCGATGTTAAACATcaatcctggctacgccgctgtacctgagtacctgcggagaatttctcagagcttctcagagccttgagaatctttagcatatactctgagatttctatcggtagggtgaaCTCAGGGAAGGGATGATTACTTCGGGCTCTCTCATGAgaaaccgaaaaaataaaaaacatatgcCCATGGTTTTGGTAACTTTATCTAACACACCACAAGCAAAAGATTTGTTCAAACTGCATCGCTTGCTTTTATCCAAATAAAAGTGATGCGTGTGTTGAGCATAAGGAAACTTCTCAGTGCTtcaattgttagaaattttatcatgTTTCTGATATGTATCCTGCTACTCCATACTATGTCAAATATTGGGTTCCGTATAACAGTGGCAGCTGCAAAAAAAGATGCACAGACTCCGGCCACTTGTGCTAACTGTACTGAAAATCACCCAGAAAAATATAGAGGATGCTATGCTTTTTAGAAAGCCTCTACAAAATGAATCAAATATACGAAAACTAAAAATATCCCAAAACAGAATCCTAACAGCAAGCTGCCCGCATCCCAAAATGACCCTCAAATTACAAAGTCTACGTCCTCTAAAAGTCAGGTTCCACAATTCAAGAAAACCCCAGTAGTCACACTTAATCAAAATGCAATCTCACAAAGCATTAAGCTCAACTTAATCAACCTTATAAAAGATTCCACAACCTTAGCCGAAACTATTATAATTCGCGgctataaaatttatagaaataataccAACAGaggaacaaatatttaaattaaagaaaatatcggCCACCACGAATGAATAATCCCTGAACTAAAAACACTCGAAGCCACTGCTGTATGAATAAAAATACACGAGAAGTCACATGCCATTGTTTCGCTCTACCAGTCTTCCTTTCGAGAATTTGTAAACAATGattacaacaaaatattcaaacttgatATTCAATAATTACTGCAGGTGATTTACACGCCAAACATTTAGCCTGGAATAGCAGAATAACCAAAAAATcggaaaacaattatttgaattcataaatgACAGGAATCTCTCGGTTTCAGCATCAGAATCTCATACATTTGTTCCCCCACGGTAAAAAGCCCGGTCACACCTCGCTACAACTTCGCAAAAGCGAACTGGCAAACATTCAATTCCGCTCTGaaaacttgaattaattttgaacccaagcTAAAAAATTCTACCCACAACGACGAAACCATAGATAACCTCAAGTCTATTATAAACATTGCCATTTACGCTTAGATTCCTCTGCCTACTGTTAACAAATACCATCCATCACTCAGTCCCGAGATTTGAAACAAAGCCATCTGACTCACAATACGGCAGCTTACTAACTCATGCCTAACTCACCTTTCTCTTATCTTTAATGCCTGTACTCAACTAAGCTACTCTCCTGAATCTTGGAGTATATctcacattttagtttttcagaaaaaaggcaaggatccatATCGTCCAACCAGCTACAGACCCATTAGTGTTTATAATACAATaagcaaaatttttgcaaaaataatactCGCGTAAACTATCACCTCGAAaaaaacagcatccttaaaccgCATAAATACGGTTTTAGAAAACGTCGCTCTACGTAGCACATGATGCTCAAGCTCACCGAAGCCATTAGTCTAactttcaatcgaagaaaacataCTAGAGctgttttcattattattacaccattaagccatttccctttcgggttaggcatgactcactcggtaggagaaaggagtagtgagtggaggggatagagatttttcagattgatcgagaattctcgtgctatttaagtaaataacacgttcgtcccGCAACACTGCTcagacccaggttgctgatcaatctctctagcaatcaccccaagcgaagaacctcacgaagtcgttttataaggttccccacttgggtccattagtagccaaggtcttctgtttcaggcatcattcactctactgacactctttttattaactatttgccgacatactttcctgtcctggcatacttctctagcttcttttatgtccatgcattttttcatgNNNNNNNNNNNNNNNNNNNNNNNNNNNNNNNNNNNNNNNNNNNNNNNNNNNNNNNNNNNNNNNNNNNNNNNNNNNNNNNNNNNNNNNNNNNNNNNNNNNNcaacatcgcagttgtggtgtcctatagcttcatctccgaattgtctcctaaaatagtctctgaaagcctctagtattccgtctgcataatataccatttcccccctactatttctcatgttgacaatttctgtacttttgtttcctttcatttttttataaagtagtctgggagacacgaaaccatgatctccgagatgctgctttgctctttcattcaaaatcagacctactccttgtttaccatgtggtTCACAGTCTagtcctgaccatatttcaaatccgcctttcaacgcgccgttttttatgtctttagtttcgcatccctttttctttgtttcgggcacacataaaatatctagtttcttcacgtccatagtttcacgcaattcttttaccttgagatcatttactccactagcattccaaacacccagtctccattcgtcgcctgaaacatgacctttagattttccgtctgcatgccttttgtcattaaaatttccagtcctttccgaggctattttgtagtttgtattattcattgtatAGATTAttcgcccaactaacacctttatgcaataagtttattttcggagtcgaaatcatgtcaaagttaagtatcaaatcgtcatatggtggagattgtagttctaacgtcagtcctaccaaaaacttcagttaataagggaggtttgggagaggggggaggtagaactggaaccgagagagtcgtcttgggtttgtgtttttgtttccaTGCTGACATTGCATAAAAAGCTTTGGATAGTGCCTGGCATGTTGGACTACTCATAAACTAACAAATTACAACTTTACAAGAGGGCTTATCCATTTTGTACATTCTTAACTGTGACACTTTTAGACTTAGCATACTTTAGCCCATTACGTAACACCCCCACCGACTGCATTCCTAAGGGACGAAGGACTACGCTTTCCCTAAAATACTTGTTTTCCCCCCGAGATGGTAAGCGTCAGTGTTGGACCTTCCTTGTTGCGTGCAACATCGCTTCTCGGCTTTTTgtaatctttcatttttatgaataaataataatatctacGGATATccgtttatttatttcttttataacgTAAGCCGTCACAgaattttggcgatcctgccaggatccctCGAAACGACTCTACGGAATCAAACTCGACGGATcttcgaataaaaaaagaaactggaaAGCACCATTAAGTGCAGTTTTGTGAAAGTGCATTGCTGTGAAATCAGTTTACGGACTAAATAGTGCATCCAGAAAGCATTATCAAGTGCAGTTTTGTGAAAGTGCATTGCTGTGAAATCAGTCTACGGACTAAATAGTGCATCCATCATACGGTGAAGGAATTTCACTGGGAATCACCAGGGAATACGTAACCAGGCTGAATTAAGTAGGCTTGATAGTAACTCTGTAGGGATAAGGTCCTTTAGAAGGAGAGACGTCACTCAACCAAGCTGACACCGTTGGAAACGCAGCTCACGAGCCAGCGCCCAGGCAGGACGTCACCTTGAGGCCCAGAATTCTTCTCGTCGCAACCGAACCTAATACTCATATGAAAATTGTGAGTCTAGTTTtagcatttcaaacattttcgacAATTCTGGACGATTTAGATATCGCGAAATACTATCTCGTTagcataattaattaaactgGCTCTCGCGTCGTATCTAAAACATTTAGCTGCGCAAAACTTAGCAACTAACCTTACAATGTCCACCACCTCAAATTCCGAAACTAATCTATCCGAAATAAATCAAACCCTTCAAAACGTCATGCAGAAGTTGACTCTTCTGGAAGAGAATCAAAGATCCATGAAGAATAATTTAAGGTTCCTAAATGATGAAAACGCGAAAAGGGttgaggaaattaaaatattggctCGACAAGGTAACGCATTGCTCACCGAAGATGACGATACCAAGAAAAATTCCATCGAGAAAAACGGCCATACGAAAAGGCAATGTTTTGAGAACAATGAGAGTAGCGATTCGGAAGACTCGGGTGATGAGAGGGATATACCTGCTACGCTACAAAAATCGACCACTCACGTGCCCTCCTCGTCACAAACACAGCCCCAAGGTCTCACTGGCATTGTGTCAGTTGCTGCTAAAGGTCTTGTCCACACAATCGAAATTTTCAATGGACAAGACGATGTGGGGGTGCAAGATTTTATACGGTCAGTTAAATGCGCTAAAGCCAGGTGTTCTCAGCCGGAACTATTACTAGATTTTATAGTCACGGAACAGATCGTCGGTAACGCTAAGCGCGCAATTAGATACGCGACAATTAATAACTACGACGATCTTTATGatgtattaaaacaaaatttaagcaaGGGACTATCTGTAGAGCTATGTCGAGGAAAATTAGAGAATTGTCGACAGAATAACGATACGGTACAAATGTACAATCAAAGATTCAGGCAAGCTCTGAATGAATTAAATTATGCCGTTCAAGCcgagcattgaaaaaaaaacagctcGGAAAATTGCCCTACAAATCAAAGAAAAAgcttcaataaagaaatatatcaTGAACCTTCGGGATGAAATAGGGTCACAAGTAAGACTTTTAAAACCACTCACTATTAATAAAGCCCAACAAGAAGCCTTAGAGGCATAAGTCTAGTACCGCGAAAAAAACCGTTCGCGATCGAACACCGTACCTAAGATGACACTGCGGTTTACACCTTCCGTCACTCGCCCCATAAATCATAATTTACACAATCCCAGAACAGCTTCACAAAATCCACCAAACCAAAGTATGCCTTTAAGTCAGCGCATACAACTGAATTGCAACCTTTGCAAAAAAACGGGTCATACAGAAAAACAATGCTACCGAAAACCACGGAATTTTCAGTTTACCCAAAATCAGAGACGCCCTCCCCAAAGAGTCCACAACATCACCGAAACCAATTCAGAGACCGAGCGACATTTCGAAGAGTCCGAAAATCTCGAGGACGCGTGGACCGAGTCACGTGTCAGAACGCCTACAATCAGTTCTTATTCGACCCCGCGGATTCAGAAGCGACATACGACTCCTCGTGGACTCAGGATCGTCAACAAACATAATTACAGAATCTCATGTGCCGCAACTTATCCCTAAAGTgccttttaaaaaagaattcagaatgtGTAATGGTAAACAAACATCCGAACATAAAATCACAATAGAGTATCTCAGTCTTATACATTTCACGTGGTCCCGGATATTTTCCCAATGCCGGAGGACGGCATATTAGGATTGCGATTTATGCGACAATACGCATATAGTTTGTCGAATAAAACATTGAAACTAAATTCGCATGAACATGAATTATTCGATGACGGAATATTCATACCTCCAAATCAAACTAGATTGGTTCGAATTCCGGTAACAAAACACGATGGTcaggtaataattttttattaccccCACCTTCCAGATTCAATACTTCAAATACAAGACCAAACAATAACTATACCCATATCTAATGAATCttcagaattcaagaaaatataaatgaacGAAATAAAATATGAGTACCTTGAAATGGAAATCCCTGAAGAAAAGGTTTATTATATAACTCAGAGTGAGCTATCCGAACGTTTAAAATCACTCATGGAAAACACTCGTTTGAACCACATTGAACAAGACCTCAgggaaaatatcacaaaaattatcCACTCATATAACGACATTTTTTCATTACCAGGTGACCCATTACCAAGCTCAGAATTAAGTAAACATAAAATAGTTCTCACACAAGAAAAGATTCTCAATAATCACTCCTATAAACCTCCAGAATGTCACAAAAAAGAAATCGAGACTCAAGTTAACGAGATGTTGACTAAAAAGATAATCCGAAACTCAGAATCACCCTATAATTCACCATTGTGTGTGGTCCCAAAGAAAGTCGACGCATCGGGCCTGAAAAAGTGGAGAGTTATGGTGGACTTTCGGAAGATCAATGAAATCACGGAACACGATGCATATCCACTCCCAATGATCGAAGACATTTTAGATCATTTCGGAAATGCCAAATTTTTCTCCGCATTTGACCTTCGTGCTGGATTTCATCAGATTCCCATGGAGGaaggttcaaaaaaattcactgcgTTTTCAACACCTAAAGAGcattttgagtttaaaagaaTGCCATTCGGTCTCAAGAATGCCCCAGCAACATTCCAGAGGATGATGGACAACGCTTTGAGAGGATTGAATGGGAGGATATGCATGGTCTTTTTGGATG carries:
- the LOC117166962 gene encoding uncharacterized protein LOC117166962; amino-acid sequence: MTGRFANQEKSQREDKSAEVPQPASGKSASLWNVHRRVVLEASQRKDAVEESFSQGDELSVFLNALIVNEKKSLARMVKTGYKVSKTGENIPKVPFYCCNTRSMRMVFFESRLPFK